The window CGCAATTCTTCCAAAACAAAGAgatttgattccatgtttgaggGTCTCTGCAGCTCTGTGAGCCTCATGGTGATGGCTCAGAGTGTTATTGATGTTCTTCCAGTGTTAGAAAGGACaggtaataaaataaagaaatgagctCTGCCCAAAGCCAGAGCAAACAACACCATCACACAGCTGATgcaacagagacagagagagagagagagagagagagagagagaggtggctGCAGGCTTTGATACAGCTCTGCTCCTGTCATGAGTGTGATGTCAGAGTAAACTGGTCTTATCGCAGCAATATGTGTTGTGAATGTGTCATGGGATGATTTAATAAGCTTAAACATGTTTCACCTGTTCATCTTACAGGACTCAAACATGTTAGCAGGGGCGGGTCTACGTCCTgaaattcgattggccaccccaggtgccccccctataagatgtcttgtgattggttcattttatggcAAATCAGTCTATAGACTCTACTGAAGTTCGggattcaaagaagtgcagcgtcTTCAGAGAAACAACGCTCGTCGCGATCTtggacttaattaattaattcttgacctgggtcttcagtctgtgattaactcacctcgtgtctgacaagtcttcgggttcaaatcattccttaatcacgtgacagacccatgcactatttctgacatttctgtcactgtgtttttgttactgtttcttgaggatctgtgatgttattattttataaataaataaaaccttttaataaataaaatattgattaatttgtctttttgactgtctatcagtaaataaacactaggctatataataatctaataatctaataaagtatttatagcctagttaaatttttaatcaatttttaataatatatgtataagatgcttgctcaaaaaggacataatgacataaattaaaagcaaacaacatttttaatcctaaacaagtaacactactgttctatagtctaatctgaagggtgaactcaaaagatataaatcatacaacacggtcatttttgaagattagaatccactgtaaaaaaaaaaaaaaacaatcaaagtgatGTCGCCATCATAGAGACGACTTGTTCTtccctagtcacattaaagattcgtcgttcaagaacgacacatcacaagacaccaaacaaagagctggtaggtaacctttatgtatggtttaaaatgtttgtatggttttctcagatcaatgtttttaccccgtcaggctctgctcgcgttggtcgtggttgatttcaatcgaaCCGTTAGTCAACGtttcataaaacacaataaaagtaaaatacgatGGGGGGCTATCAAACAATAAACATGTcatgttgatttgcatattttgtatcagtttattttgtgacagtgaccacatatagcaagattgcaccaaatgacaatatgcacagaatgttccataataatattTGTCTGGTGAAacgttacttgttaatgcatgagagtaagtcagttagagagtcagttaaattgtcaggcctaacttagtcatttacacatgaaatgttgtggatgcattctgtgcatttcatttacaatttgaattttttttttgagattgagaaaaacagacacacataagtgtttcttttgaaggcagggaagagagcagtggcaagccatgaaaagaagtaaagatatagggagtttctttcaatgaaaaaaaaatatatatgtattctcaaatttaacttaatggatgtatacagggatgacaaaaactaaagtaatcaaaaatgtgctttattactgcatttgtttacaagtaacttattcaagttaaaaaaaataataaaatcaataggatataCGTAATACACTTTAGAATTtcgtttttttttggggggggggggggggcagtggcggccaccccattaggaggcagtgccccagcatggcccccccactgaaaatgctctagacacgcccctgcaTGTTAGATGTCTGAAATTTGCCGAGAAATGCGAGAGGGTTGGTTGTGTTTTCTTGAAGAGGATATTTTGCCTGTTTAAATGTCAAGACACTTGCTGCTTTAAATGCTGACTTTTAAGTGTCTCGTTTACGTGCAGCTTCATTGGATGAATCAACGTGGGTGAAGCTGGTGTCATTTTTGATGCGAATGATGACGTCTGAGCATCCCTTTGACTTCCCAGCCCCCTCTATTACTCCAGGCATAGGATGACAAAGGGAAGTCCACAGGTCACATGACACATTTGGGAGGTGAAACTCTGGCTCACTTCCTGCTGACCTGTGTATGGTTAAGTAAATTAAATGGCTCATTTGATGTTGTGGAAAAGTGTTACAACTGTGTATGCAATAAACTggctaaaatgtgaaaatattatattaattatacatcaattaatatataaaaaatgagtaattaaaatcaattaaattatgCAGATGCACAAAATAGAGAATGTATTATGTGAAGTATGctggtttttttatatatattatctctGGGGCAAATTCACTCTGTTCACACCAAAACCTTTTTCTGCTGCAATCCAGTTTCACAACTAAACAGCATTAGCCTGCCATAATTGTTGCATTATTGTTGCTCGTGGAAAGCAAGATGAAACGGCAATTCAAAGAGATATTTCTAGACAGTCGCCATTGATGATGAAAGCATTTCtcaaatgacaaataattttataatcaAGCATATATATGTGCGCAGgatataaatcatattaaaatgtatgacAACTAATCAAAGTATGCATGAGCAGGCCATAAGCAGTGTATAAAGGCATTTTCAATGATCCTAAATGATCCACATGAGCACAAACAAAACTGAAGCATCCTTTTTGTTTCTTCATGATTTAATGCATCTTCACCGGCTCTAATGTTCCTTCAGCTGAATGACGTTTACTTGATATCTTTATGTGAGTAAATGGACTGTATGGATATTATGTAGGGAGAAGAACAGTTGAAGAGGCCTTTGTGCTCTCAGTGCAGTCAGCTCTGAATCTTGCAACTAGTGTAGCATTTTGACGTTGAGCCACAAACTGATCTGGGCATTTCTGACAGGAATATATAGAGAAACTCCTCTGTGGGCTTTTGAAGATCAGCACAACAGAACCTAGAAAATAGTAACTGAGGATAGAAGGCTATTATATCCTCTCACAAAAAGAATTTAAAGCACCATTGAATTTGAAGTTTGGCGTAATCACATTAACATAAGCATCTCTAATTTCTCTCAAATGTACTCACGCGTGTTGATCTTTTGCAGAGAGATGTGCTTCTCAAGCTGTCTGCGCAGTTTGACTTCTGCTCCATACTTTCCGGTGGTGCCATTATCAGCCAAAATGAAGTGGGAGTGTAGGCTGTTGAGAACCGTTAGCTTACTAAGAGGGTTAGACATCGTCTGGTACGGCCGGACCACCTGCAATACACATCACATGAAGTAAAAAGATGCTGTTCAGGAAAAGAATGAAACAAAGGTGAAAGTAACATGTTGCAAAAAGCATCTACATGCACAAGTAACAACCAGTAAACATAATGAGCAATTTGGGGTCCGAAAATCTGAGATCATTAGTAAAAATATGCTTTCATTTTGTATTtagaatggaaataaataaataaatgcactaaaaaagtttgtttaaaacCTGACAGTCATGTTATCCTGCGTGAAGGGCTCAAAGAGTGTGTTAgctttaatgaaaacaaaaacaaaaaagcaatagAAGAACATCAGATTGAATGTACAAAGGGTCGTGGTAAGTGCCACATATTTGCTTATTTGATCAGCAACCTAGAAAAAGAAATGCCACAACATCATCTTTAAAACCTTCACCAGACCAGACAAGAATAGAGAGGGGTGAGTGGGGGcttggaagagagagagacagaaccaAAATCTTCTATGAACGAGGAGGAGGGAGAAATCAGTGGTTATTAATAAAGAATGATTCTATCTCTGTGTCTCAGTTGTGCACCAGTTCCCAGAACACACAGACGAGCTGAGGTGAAACTGAGTTGATATATGTAGTGGCTcacatataaattatttatagatTTCTACATGACATGCAGTACACATGCAGAGACATGAAAATCATTCTGTAGTGATCTGGAGATTCACTCTCGTCATTAATGAATCTAATGaatatatcaattaaaatatCTCATTATTTAACAAAAGCACAATTCATGAAATCTGCCCTGACTTGAGCCAGAGACTTGAGTCTTATTGGTCATTTAGAAAAACAAACTATACTAAAAGAGCCTAGTTACTCAATTTAGCTATAGTCAAGCGACTTACATCTTTCCCCACTAGGTCTTCCTGGTTCTCCACAATCCCCCAGGGTGCAATACCGATAGTACAGATCTTCCCTCTCGATTTGGAAGCATGGTCTTTTAGAGCATCACCAACATGTCTTATGACTCCTGGGGTGGCAGAAGGGTGTAGAATGGAACAGATAGCAGTGTGAGAGATATCGCACAATGCATCAAGGACATTGAGAGCACACAGTTACACGTGATCTTCTGTAGAAGTTTAGATATCATTAGGCCTATCATTTTGACAAACATTGCTCAGAATCTTATTAAGAGTAATCTAATCGAAATCTTAATTAAACGGAAAGATACATTCACACTCTTGTACAGACCAGTATTGACTCCTCCAGTGAAGATCCAGGCTCCAGTGGTCATGGCCGCCTTGATGAGACCCTTGCCGAAGACTTGCTTGAGTTTGGGCTGCAGCTCGAAGTTCTGAAGTCCTCCATGAACAGAGATGAGCAGTTTGGGAAGCTCCAGCTGCCACTCCTTTGTCATCagatgcagcagtaagtctggcTTAGTGTCGTAAGAAACTCGTACATACTGACAAAACATAAAAGTAAATCTTGAGACAAGAGTATACTGTATCTAAGATGACACAATATCATTCAAAAGTTGCAGTCTGAGTCTGTAAGatactttaatgtttttgaaagaagtcttttatgcttaacaagactgcatttatttcataaaaaacagtaaaatattaatattgtgaaatattattacaatttaaaacttcctatttttgttttcctgttttaattacattttctgccgccattactccaatcttcagtgtcaaatgattgttcagatattatttaatatgctgatttgttgctaaataaatatttatttttattattattgtggaaatcatgatacacacacacacactctctctcacacacacacacacacatatatatatatacatatatatatatatatatatatatatatctgtatgcaATGTCCACTTATCGTTATTCAATAAATTCCTAATAAAATTGTCCCGCCCTACACATTGTCTGATTGAATATCCTCTTAAATATTGCACATCTCTTTACAGCAGTAGAATGGATAATACTTCTAAGCTGGCAGGATCTACAGACATTAATAACTGCCTCACAAAAGGAATTAAATTCTAAAAGGTTCATGAATATTTTATCTTACTTATGTAATATTTTGTAGGGTTATCATCACTTTGAACATCAAACCGCTGTTAACAAGAGACTGAATAAGTCTACCATTGCTTTGTTGGAGTGTCCACCTCCCTGGAACTCAATGGTTCCAAAGGCGTCAGTGGGACTGAGCTGGGTGTGCTTGCTGATGGACCACTTCTCTGACAAGCTGTCATTCTTTGGCACACGCTCTGACTTCTCATTCTGATTGGAGGAGATGCTGGGGGGCAGGCCAATATGTTGACCAATTAGACGGCCACAACAGCACCTGTGTCAGAACACAACCAGTGAGAAATTAAGTGAATGTCCTTCAAATCAGAAGTCAAAACTGTCAGCAAGTGATCTACAAAAGACATTACTTGAAGATTTCAAAAGTATTTGAGATTTACATTCCAGTGCCagattaattattgtaaaacaaattcTTCACATCATAAAATTGTCTATAAAAGAAGCCAGACATATTTTGAAGTGTTTCCTCACTCCACAGTGTGATTATATCTTTAGATGCTCTAACCGCTTCAAACAACGCCGCACTAATGAAGAACAATTTCTCTTTCGTTAATAGTACAAACACATTTGGGTACATCTAAATGCAGTTAAAATTTGCTATTTGCGTGATTTGCACAGACTACTGCAGAATTTGAGGTACTCACCTATGGGGGTCTTTGGTGCTTACAATAATGTGCACACATTCTCTCTTGCTGAAAGCTCTTTCTATCCATGATTTCTGTGCCTGGGGAGAAACACAATAAACATAAGTTGCAGAAATCACTAGAGGTAGAAATGTCCGCTTCCTGCATCCACTTAAGAGACCAGTAAATCCCAAACTAAAAATAACCAAAGTACACATTTGATCAGCGGCACCAGAAACTAGAGCTTTATCGTACTTTAGTCCAGTTTTAGTAGACAGGATTACCTATTATCAAATGAACACACTGTCTGTTTGCTTGAATAGCTTGCTTTAATTCTACAACAGCAGAATCATCTGTGAACGCACCTCAAAAACAGCAAGTGGTTACACAGGCACTTACCCCACAACTATACTTCCTATGGTACATCATTACTCTTACAAAAAGCTAGcctgagggagagagggagggggtACTGGGGTTAAGCTTTATCAGGGAAACCCCCATGTGATGACCACCAACATTCCCACATCATTACGCCAACATGAACATGGATAGTGTAGATCTGACTGAACTCTATGCTTTCTGACAGAACTGCTGTGAGAACAGCTCTCTGCTCTGGTGTTAGTCAAAAGCAATGCATTAACCTTTTCTGTTTGAGGTCTTCGAGACCCTGAGGCCATTACTGACTAATCTTAGGAGAACTAATTAGAAACAAAATTAATAGGTTTCATTTTTGGAATGTTACATTACTTACTTTTAGACTTTCAGAGATCCCAGTTAAACATTAATTTATGTTATGGATGTGCCAACATTacaaaataatcaatatttcattcATCTCAACAATTTTTCACATGATATGTTCACTCAGTGTGAAATATAGCAGCATAGGAGCAcatcttttgtttattttgatttgtttaactgtattattatataatgtgtTAAAATGACCACAAACAGAAACCACAAATACTGTATTAGATAACAGTCATATTAAAAACCTACCTACTAAAACAGAAAAGTTAGATCTTAATAATATCTGCTTAATGAGTCACAggttgtgttattttagtgtgaTTGACATACtagtttttttatcattattttgaatttatttttatattctgcatttgcatattaattttaattacctTATTAgtaattgtgttgtttttgtcattgttatatgattagatagtttttaaatatgtcttttttttttataaatgcatagttttttattaatttataattcagtttgagttattttagaacattaagttacagtaaattaatttcaaatgtacatatatatatatatatatatatatatatatatatatatatatatatatatatatatatatatatatatatatataaacattttgaatggttctggttttagttaactataaaaaCCCTGGTCAGAGGAACATGTTAAAAGAATTTAAAGGAAACATAAAAATTTaagtaaactgtaaaattactATTATTTCCATTCCTACAGCACTGGGGTCTCTTAAACCCCAACAACATACAATCAAAAGAACATGAGGGTTAACAGAAGACTGCAGAGCCAAATGTGCTAATATTAACTGTCAagcaaaagagaaataaaatagtTTGGGAAGTAACAGCCAAATTATATTATACCCAACTGGGATCCCAAGGCGTGATATCTCAGTAATTCTGCTAATTCTGCTCAGTAAATCAGTTTAGTCTCCGGTGTATTCCTGTGTGTGGTTTTAATGCGATAAAGGACCAGGTAAGCTATATAAGATATCAAGAAATGTAGCACACATTCAAAACAATTATTAGTTGAAGAGACCTCATAAACTTCTAATactcttgttttctttctttctcctcttGTTTGTGAGTGTTGACATGATTTACAGGGATCTCCAGTCACAGCAGAGAGCTGCCAAAAGCTTGTGGTGTAATTAAGATTTGTCTTCAGGATCTGCCCCCTGAGAAGCAAAGAACAGATTTGCTCCTTGTTGGAAATATCTTACAATCTATAGGGGATCGGTGCCAACAGGTAATGTTATGGAAAGTGGAGCTTTTGGGCATGTAGACAACAAAagccaaaaagaaaacaaaaacataacatcGGTTACATCAGATAACCTTAACTTTTCAAAGTATtatcaagccaaaaaaaaaaattagggctTACCTGGGAAAGAAAAGAcgtataaatttttttatattgcttttttGTCTTGTATGATTTTTTACAGTAGATTCAAACATTTCAGAAGCGAAATAGCCAAAGGCAAAGTTAGTACAaattgttttaactttaaaaaggCTATTTgaatgacttaaactgtaattatttttttttcttaaaaatgtgcaattaaaattataataatatttattttattattaacgtGTCATTTAAATTGagacaaaaatagaaaaaaaaatattcaaaaattacCTGCACTTTTTCTTCATCTTCATAAATAAATCCAGAAGACAGTTAACTATCATAATTTTACAATCCAAATTTTCACAGCGGCAGCTTCTGTACTGTTGAAAGGCTATGGACTTTAGAGGCCAAACACGCGTGCTTGTGGCCTTGTTAGCTGAAGTTGAATGTGTCGGGACTTCAGGATTAATCCCTTCTGAAAGtctcacagacaaaaaaaaaaaaaaaatttgagacgCCCCTCTCAAATCCTGTTCCGCTATCCCAATTTGACACCCCTACAATAACAAACTCCCGACAGCGGTATCCAGATGGGAACATCCATGTTTCTCTTTCTCACAATCATACACACACTGTGACACATTGAAAACACACTTTTCTTTAGCATTGTTGTTTAGAAAATCTTGATTATTCTGACTGAGGCCATTGTCTGTCCCATCACCCCAAGGCCTGTCAGAATCAGTTCTGTGCATCAGCAAAATCCTCACAATCACCTCACACAACACCAACAACGAGTTACACGGGGGAGGATCAAAGTATCGCTCGGTCGAGCGGAGATTAACAATGGCCGTCACCTTCTTTTTTTGACATATGGTAATTATAACAGCCCTGCCGAACTTACATAACACCCCCACTGTATTTACTGAAATAacgcacacacaaatacaccagCACAGTGCTGATACACCACCTGTCACCTGTGTGAAAAGGTGTCAGTCTGAGCAAAGCAGTCAGAGACAGATGGAATCCTAAGCTGTCCATCATGTTTCTCCTCCTGGATGAGGAGCTCAAAGACCTGTGGTGAGGGTGAGACCTCAGATTTGTGCTGTATGAGCTATTTTTAGCAGATCACATATAAAATGCTCATTTGAGGTCAAATTGTGTCACTTTTATTTTACCTCATCATTTATGGACTGAAATTGTATATTTActgaataataatgttttttgttgttgaacaTTAATAGAGGTGTTTCACAggtcagaatattttttttaacaaaataaattaaatattactgtGAAGATGAGCAAATATAGTTTGACTAaacaatacatacaaatataaataacaatgaaaatataatacaatacaatatataatattccCATATTAATTCTTATATAgataatttacattaatttatttattgtaagtatatataaaataaacaaaatattaaatgcatattattaaaataataataatttaagtgtatatatatacaaaaatgtaaaggtaaaaagcaatgtttttgaaagaaacacAGAGCCATACTTTCTCATGGGAATCAACCTATTAATGAATGACTAATAATTTCTTACAAACTGTTTTGCTCTACTAGTTCAACCT of the Carassius gibelio isolate Cgi1373 ecotype wild population from Czech Republic chromosome A5, carGib1.2-hapl.c, whole genome shotgun sequence genome contains:
- the LOC128010490 gene encoding transient receptor potential cation channel subfamily M member 3 isoform X3; the encoded protein is MTKRKWEERREGFNVNSTKEEAQGPGRPSTRGRFSESWKRLSSRKGSTKRSGLASQQAAAQKSWIERAFSKRECVHIIVSTKDPHRCCCGRLIGQHIGLPPSISSNQNEKSERVPKNDSLSEKWSISKHTQLSPTDAFGTIEFQGGGHSNKAMYVRVSYDTKPDLLLHLMTKEWQLELPKLLISVHGGLQNFELQPKLKQVFGKGLIKAAMTTGAWIFTGGVNTGVIRHVGDALKDHASKSRGKICTIGIAPWGIVENQEDLVGKDVVRPYQTMSNPLSKLTVLNSLHSHFILADNGTTGKYGAEVKLRRQLEKHISLQKINTRIGQGVPVVALILEGGPNVISIVLEYLRDTPPVPVVVCDGSGRASDILAFGHKYSEEGGIINESLRDQLLVTIQKTFTYSRTQAQHLFIILMECMKKKELSSLYEGEPMINQEIFLLHIPLHVSVPLF